The following are encoded together in the Salvia hispanica cultivar TCC Black 2014 chromosome 6, UniMelb_Shisp_WGS_1.0, whole genome shotgun sequence genome:
- the LOC125193587 gene encoding transcription factor IBH1-like 1 — translation MKARMQMSSSMVKQEFFKKWIKGMQIHSAFNKEMTIMERKRAIKLSADVAIASTRSAATQWSRAVVAGVSASAAGAARAAAEEILGRKLPERKALAATCSKKIVRRSRQRRSKAARGVVRSSAAIAKKLVRNRTRVLKGLVPGGKKLDEISLIKETLDYIASLQVQVDVMRHLAAAAESLDHQQISF, via the exons ATGAAAGCAAG AATGCAGATGTCATCATCAATGGTGAAGCAAGAATTCTTCAAGAAATGGATAAAGGGCATGCAGATACACAGCGCCTTCAACAAGGAGATGACGATTATGGAGAGAAAGAGGGCGATCAAGCTCTCCGCTGACGTGGCGATCGCCTCCACCAGAAGCGCCGCCACGCAGTGGAGCAGGGCCGTGGTGGCCGGCGTCTCAGCCTCCGCCGCTGGCGCCGCCagagcggcggcggaggagatCCTGGGGCGGAAGCTGCCGGAGAGGAAGGCCCTCGCCGCCACATGCAGTAAAAAAATCGTAAGGAGGAGCCGCCAGCGCCGGAGCAAGGCGGCGCGGGGAGTTGTACGTTCGAGCGCCGCCATTGCGAAGAAACTGGTGAGGAATCGGACGCGCGTGCTTAAAGGGCTTGTACCTGGTGGAAAGAAATTGGATGAGATTTCTTTGATTAAAGAAACCCTAGATTATATTGCTTCTTTGCAAGTGCAGGTTGATGTAATGAGACATCTTGCTGCTGCAGCTGAGAGCTTGGATCATCAACAAATctcattttag
- the LOC125195069 gene encoding uncharacterized protein LOC125195069, producing the protein MSPYRIVFGKMCHLPVGIEHRAYWAVQQVNVDAKACEEERKLQLQELEELRLESFDSAMWYKEKTKMWHDRNLRTRNLQVGQKVLLFQSRLKLMPGKLKSKWARPYIITALRANGAVKISGSIPNSEPFVLMGID; encoded by the coding sequence ATGTCCCCATATCGCATCGTCTTTGGGAAGATGTGCCACTTGCCAGTAGGAATTGAGCACCGAGCGTACTGGGCAGTTCAGCAGGTTAACGTGGATGCTAAGGCctgtgaagaggaaaggaagctGCAGCTACAAGAGCTGGAAGAGCTCAGATTGGAGTCGTTTGATtcagccatgtggtacaaagagaaaacaaagatgtggCACGACCGAAATCTGAGAACCAGGAATCTCCAAGTTGGTCagaaagtactactcttcCAGTCGAGATTGAAGCTAATGCCTGGGAAACTCAAGTCAAAATGGGCACGACCTTACATTATCACAGCACTACGTGCCAATGGAGCGGTCAAGATTTCAGGGAGTATCCCTAACTCTGAACCTTTTGTGTTAATGGgcatagattaa
- the LOC125195068 gene encoding neurobeachin-like: MAKSKATNNPTPNIGEDLPEARATAESRPPSLQRSQPTPTTKIPAMVPIDALAAYLRQQDPNKDWTATLAGFSLTGGMPATPNPTPTATTVHPPTTTPKTSNPTSEKTSPTVTAQSEPSHLSPIHQQTEPLDVSPLSAYQDPNWGETKEKESGRGVNEGEKGEAEEIMATEATTDETEKEEIDLNEMAKKQGLMTDEEFQSVLHKGDKIVVNTEGVAEVLDLASQAVGRGETTMEADESEGVVHQSVEKMTEEQPSKADKLEEERQELETHHEEASVVTKPKPVKRRLLKNDPKAERQKPQRVSQRCLGKWKSNKAGANTAADAVEVSSDDEKTTPTKPGEKPSTTN, from the coding sequence ATGGCGAAGAGTAAAGCAACCAACAACCCAACACCCAACATCGGCGAAGACCTCCCAGAAGCCCGAGCGACAGCCGAATCGCGGCCACCAAGTCTACAACGATCACAGCCAACGCCGACGACAAAAATTCCGGCAATGGTTCCTATAGACGCACTGGCAGCGTATCTAAGGCAACAAGACCCGAACAAAGATTGGACAGCGACCCTGGCCGGATTTAGCCTGACCGGAGGAATGCCGGCGACACCAAACCCTACCCCAACTGCAACCACAGTACACCCACCCACCACCACCCCAAAAACCTCAAATCCGACATCCGAAAAGACCTCCCCAACAGTAACTGCACAATCAGAACCCTCTCACCTTTCTCCCATACACCAACAAACAGAGCCGCTCGACGTTAGCCCTCTTTCCGCCTATCAAGATCCCAACTGGGGAGAAACAAAGGAAAAGGAGAGCGGAAGGGGAGTAAACGAGGGTGAGAAGGGTGAAGCAGAGGAGATAATGGCCACTGAAGCCACAACCGATGAAACAGAGAAGGAAGAGATAGACCTGAACGAAATGGCCAAGAAGCAAGGGTTAATGACGGATGAGGAGTTCCAATCGGTTTTACACAAGGGAGATAAGATCGTGGTAAATACTGAAGGGGTGGCTGAGGTACTGGACCTCGCATCCCAGGCAGTAGGGAGAGGGGAAACAACCATGGAAGCAGATGAATCAGAGGGGGTAGTCCACCAATCCGTGGAGAAAATGACAGAAGAACAACCGAGTAAGGCTGACAAACTTGAGGAGGAGAGGCAAGAACTAGAAACACATCATGAGGAAGCCTCAGTGGTGACTAAACCAAAGCCAGTAAAGAGGAGGCTGTTGAAGAACGATCCCAAGGCAGAAAGGCAGAAACCCCAAAGAGTGTCACAAAGATGCTTAGGAAAGTGGAAGTCCAACAAGGCAGGAGCAAATACAGCAGCAGATGCAGTGGAGGTCTCTAGTGATGACGAGAagactactcctacaaaacctgGGGAGAAGCCCTCGACAACTAACTAG